The genomic region TGAAAATGTTTCACAAGCTTAAGAAAGCAGCCGGGATCGCAGCCGCAATCCTTGCAACCACATCCATGATTTCGACCGCGCAGGCAGACGCCTATCCTGAAAAAGCCATTACGCTGGTCGCACCTTATGGTGCCGGCGGTGCATCTGACCTGGCCGCCCGTGCGCTGGCAGAAACCGCAAGCAACTATACCGGTGGCCAGCCGGTTGTTGTCGTCAACAAGACCGGCAATGGCGGCATGAATGGCGCGCGCTTCGTTTCCGAAGCGGACCCGGATGGCTATACCCTGCTTCTGTCGCGTGTCGGCATGGCGCTGTATCCGGCTGTTTACACCGACAGCCCGGTTGGCTGGGATGCCTACACCTTCCTTGGCATGCTTGAAGCAACCCCGATGATTTTGGCTGTTAACGCCAATTCCGACATCCAGACCATCGACGAGCTGATTGCCAAAATCAAAGACAGCAACGGTGCCACCACCTATGCCGCATCCGGCCCCACCGCGATTGACGGCTTTACAGTTCAGGCATTGCTGTCTGACGTTGGTCTTGACCCGCTGACCGCATCCACCCTCGTGCCATATAAAGGCGGCTCTGCTTTGGCCGCTGCCCTGCTTGGCGGTCACGTTGATTTCCTCGCCATTGCTGCTGGTTCGCTTATGCCCCACATCGAAGCCGGTAAGATGCGCCCGCTGATGGTCTATTCGCCGAAACGTATGGCATCCCTGCCCGACGTCCCGACCGCGAAAGAACTGGGTTATGCCCAGGCCGGTCAGGTTGGCGGCTGGAGCGGTCTTTATGCGCCCAAAGGTCTTCCGGAAGACGTCGTTGCCAAATGGACCGAGATCCTTGGTCAGGTTGCGACCGACGAGCAGTGGCTTGACCTTGCCGAGAAGCGTGGCTCGACCTCGATCATCGGCGATGAAGATCCGGCTGCCTACGTCAAAAGCCAGTTCGAGCTTTATAACGGTATGGCCAAGAAGTTCGGCTACATCCAGTAAGACGCAACCGCGTTTTTAGTCAAAGACCTTAATGCGAGACGGAACCATGAACCAAAATCGTGATTTCTATGCCGGACTGGTGGCAACGGTGTTCTTTGCCGTCATCCTGTTCGTTCTGATCCCGATCTATGTGAAGGTTCCGTCTTTCATTCCGGGCTTTGCCCCGCCACCGGATATGTGGCCGCGCGTGGTCGCGGTGATCGGACTGGTAATGGGGGTTCTTGCGCTTGTTCTGGCCTTCCCGAAAATGCGCGAAGCCAGCCGTGACCGGGTCGAAGGATTTGGCAACCGCATCCTTGGCAACAAGACCCATCTGATGCGTTTTGCCGGTATCCTGATCGTGTTTGTCGCCTTTGTATATGGCATGCCGCTGATCGGGTTTGTTCCGGCGACGGTTTTGTTGCTTGGCGTGCTGTTCATCATGACGGGCAATTTCGAACGCAAGTTCTGGATGATCGGCCTTGCGGTCATTTTCCCGGTTCTTTTGTATCTGCTGTTTACCGAAGTCACGCATACGCCCTTCCCCAAGGGCAAGCTGTTGTCGGCGAACATTTCCCACCTGACCACCCTGATCTGATTGAGAGTTCATCGTTATGTGGAATGAATTGCTTTACGCCTTTCAGGAGGTGGCAACGTTACCGAATTTTCTGGCGATGTTTGCCGGAATCTGGGGCGGTGTAATCATTGGCGCGATCCCGGGCATGACCGGGACCATGGCCGTCACCCTGGCACTTCCGTTTACGTTCTATCTGTCGCCGGTGACGAGCATTTTGTTGCTGGTTGCGCTGTATAAAGGCTCAACCTATGGCGGATCAATCTCGGCCATCCTGATCAAGACGCCCGGCACGGCATCGGCCGCCTGCACGGTGCTTGATGGCTATCCGCTCGCACGGGCCGGCAAGGGTGGCAAGGCGCTGAACATGGCGTTGATTTCAAGCTGCATCGGCGATTTCATTTCCAACATTTCGCTGTTTTTCCTCGCCATCCCGCTGGCGACATTTGCGCTGCGTGTTGGTCCGCCG from Thalassospira indica harbors:
- a CDS encoding Bug family tripartite tricarboxylate transporter substrate binding protein, whose protein sequence is MFHKLKKAAGIAAAILATTSMISTAQADAYPEKAITLVAPYGAGGASDLAARALAETASNYTGGQPVVVVNKTGNGGMNGARFVSEADPDGYTLLLSRVGMALYPAVYTDSPVGWDAYTFLGMLEATPMILAVNANSDIQTIDELIAKIKDSNGATTYAASGPTAIDGFTVQALLSDVGLDPLTASTLVPYKGGSALAAALLGGHVDFLAIAAGSLMPHIEAGKMRPLMVYSPKRMASLPDVPTAKELGYAQAGQVGGWSGLYAPKGLPEDVVAKWTEILGQVATDEQWLDLAEKRGSTSIIGDEDPAAYVKSQFELYNGMAKKFGYIQ
- a CDS encoding tripartite tricarboxylate transporter TctB family protein encodes the protein MNQNRDFYAGLVATVFFAVILFVLIPIYVKVPSFIPGFAPPPDMWPRVVAVIGLVMGVLALVLAFPKMREASRDRVEGFGNRILGNKTHLMRFAGILIVFVAFVYGMPLIGFVPATVLLLGVLFIMTGNFERKFWMIGLAVIFPVLLYLLFTEVTHTPFPKGKLLSANISHLTTLI